A stretch of the Candidatus Hydrogenedentota bacterium genome encodes the following:
- the recF gene encoding DNA replication/repair protein RecF: protein MRLTRIHCRGFRGLETIDFSPGPTLNILSGANAQGKTSVLEAVLYAATTRSHRSVADDVLPRYGTDEFHIHIEAETLTGKVAIEAHWWRGAKRFKVDEIAQTRLSDLLGRVCIVFFAPEDIQLVKGAASRRRLFLDMELSQLIPAYLRALQQYRTALRQRNELLRRQCNDAALFEPWEEQMAMHGSILVRERSAYIEELAVIAAELYEKIVQAEALELNYKPDIPDTETMTAILAEARRGDSIRKTSGRGPHRDDIDINIAGKSARVYGSQGQQKSVALVVKLAEMELMYRRRNEYPVVLLDEALAELDAERSAHLLASIPKEAQVIITTAQPDLLPPSLLQQSRHYHIERGSLEQK, encoded by the coding sequence ATGCGTCTGACCCGTATACATTGCCGCGGCTTCCGCGGTCTTGAAACTATCGATTTTTCTCCCGGACCAACCCTAAACATTTTGTCCGGCGCTAATGCACAAGGTAAAACCTCTGTGTTGGAAGCAGTGCTGTACGCGGCTACTACGCGCAGTCATCGCAGTGTAGCCGATGACGTATTGCCGCGCTATGGGACTGACGAATTTCATATTCATATCGAAGCGGAAACACTCACGGGAAAGGTCGCTATCGAAGCGCACTGGTGGCGCGGCGCCAAACGCTTTAAAGTCGATGAGATTGCGCAAACCCGGCTCAGTGATCTTTTGGGCCGCGTCTGTATCGTTTTTTTTGCGCCAGAAGATATTCAGCTTGTGAAAGGAGCTGCCTCACGCCGACGTCTCTTTTTGGATATGGAATTGTCGCAGCTGATCCCCGCATATCTGCGTGCACTGCAACAATACAGAACGGCGCTCCGTCAACGAAATGAATTGCTCCGCCGTCAATGTAATGATGCCGCTTTGTTTGAACCTTGGGAAGAGCAGATGGCAATGCATGGAAGCATCCTTGTACGCGAGCGGTCTGCCTATATTGAAGAGTTGGCTGTGATCGCGGCGGAGCTTTATGAAAAGATTGTGCAGGCGGAAGCCTTGGAGCTGAACTACAAACCCGACATTCCTGACACGGAGACTATGACGGCGATCTTGGCAGAAGCACGGCGCGGCGATTCGATCCGAAAAACAAGCGGACGGGGGCCCCATCGCGATGACATCGACATTAATATCGCGGGAAAGTCCGCACGGGTCTACGGCTCGCAAGGTCAACAAAAGAGTGTCGCCCTCGTTGTCAAACTGGCGGAAATGGAACTGATGTATCGGCGCCGCAACGAGTATCCTGTGGTATTATTGGATGAGGCGCTGGCAGAATTGGACGCAGAACGGAGCGCACATCTCTTGGCATCCATCCCGAAAGAAGCACAGGTCATTATTACAACCGCACAACCGGATCTGCTGCCGCCCTCACTCTTGCAGCAAAGCCGGCATTATCATATTGAAAGGGGCAGCCTTGAACAAAAATAA
- a CDS encoding DUF721 domain-containing protein — translation MNKNKPQPIGDILQKMLDTTTLGENLEQAKIWEHWEELTGKHLAAHCKPVNIKEGQLRITVESPVWMHKISYIKWDLIQRINRMAGKEIVSDVYFLLDRDDVEKDLPSKEA, via the coding sequence TTGAACAAAAATAAACCACAGCCTATTGGTGATATCCTACAAAAAATGCTGGATACGACGACACTGGGAGAAAACCTGGAACAGGCGAAGATATGGGAACATTGGGAGGAGTTGACAGGAAAACACCTTGCCGCCCATTGCAAGCCCGTCAATATTAAAGAAGGGCAATTGCGCATTACCGTTGAAAGTCCTGTGTGGATGCATAAGATTAGCTATATTAAATGGGATTTGATCCAACGTATCAACCGAATGGCAGGGAAAGAAATCGTGTCCGATGTCTATTTCCTTTTGGATCGAGATGACGTGGAAAAAGATCTGCCCTCAAAGGAAGCGTAA